From Dreissena polymorpha isolate Duluth1 chromosome 15, UMN_Dpol_1.0, whole genome shotgun sequence, a single genomic window includes:
- the LOC127860606 gene encoding uncharacterized protein LOC127860606 isoform X1: protein MLRLAQLIICIYVVIVVIDAFSGLPQFDSGWLPLEAQSKNCTLQVPHGLGQVPRLVEVQVKSIEEPNLGFIFKAIGNGERDDDLNELYGGAIYIYNAIDVVVFLPNKYNHYAVGAGINTGQSPYWIGPNIQTSRQVNVRVRCWLETALPVPCYVTSSTVFMKAGSKNPNETFLELHHQISKCPDIVKVRARLTDGLDAGYYTDAQGTTLYNKGNETSGLKFGFNDVTVRVWAPYRGNVLFTRYDGWGLNPLPASASSAYLDAIAWCDVTDSYVFSQTIALNNNSSGSAVEINVPETRVELENLLIYALIKVTTGPNEGFLFETVGSAMTNSLIPRSTCSYGGVVTAFNGSTLRVWHPTYLGAFVCIADSMGNGNYSQGAKEGDMIFRIMSTLIQGGDES, encoded by the exons ATGCTGCGTTTAGCTCAGCTAATCATATGTATTTACGTGG TCATTGTAGTCATTGATGCGTTCAGCGGACTGCCCCAGTTTGACAGCGGCTGGTTGCCGCTAGAGGCGCAGTCAAAGAACTGCACCCTGCAGGTACCGCATGGACTGGGCCAGGTACCGCGCCTCGTAGAAGTCCAGGTGAAGTCTATCGAGGAACCCAATCTAGGATTTATATTCAAGGCAATAG GAAACGGAGAAAGGGATGATGACCTCAATGAACTCTATGGTGGTGCCATATACATATACAACGCCATCGACGTGGTAGTGTTCTTACCAAATAAATACAACCATTATGCAGTGGGAGCAGGAATTAACACAG GACAGTCGCCATATTGGATTGGACCTAACATTCAGACGTCCAGACAGGTAAACGTACGGGTGCGCTGCTGGCTGGAAACAGCGCTTCCGGTCCCTTGTTACGTGACTTCGAGTACAGTTTTCATGAAGGCCGGATCCAAAAATC CCAACGAGACGTTCTTAGAGCTTCACCACCAGATATCAAAGTGCCCCGACATCGTGAAGGTTCGTGCGCGTCTTACCGACGGACTAGATGCCGGGTACTATACCGATGCCCAAG GGACAACCTTGTACAACAAAGGCAATGAAACAAGTGGTCTGAAGTTCGGCTTCAATGACGTAACAGTTCGAGTATGGGCGCCATATCGGG gaaATGTGCTGTTCACGCGATATGATGGCTGGGGATTAAATCCCTTGCCTGCATCAGCGAGTTCTGCATACCTTGACGCCATAGCTTGGTGTGACGTCACGGATTCATACGTGTTCAGCCAGACAATTGCGTTAAACAACAATTCTTCTGGTTCTGCGGTTGAGATAAACGTACCGGAAACACGCGTGGAGTTGGAGAATTTGTTAATATATGCGTTG ATAAAAGTTACCACAGGGCCGAATGAAGGATTCTTGTTTGAAACGGTGGGCAGTGCGATGACAAACTCCCTCATTCCAAGATCCACGTGTTCTTATGGAGGGGTCGTGACTGCGTTTAACGGCTCAACGCTGAGGGTGTGGCACCCAACTTATCTCGGGGCGTTTGTCTGCATCGCGGACTCGATGGGCAACGGAAATTACAGCCAAGGAGCTAAGGAAGGGGACATGATATTTAGGATTATGTCCACTCTGATTCAAGGTGGAGATGAAAGCTAG
- the LOC127860606 gene encoding uncharacterized protein LOC127860606 isoform X2 yields MLRLAQLIICIYVVIVVIDAFSGLPQFDSGWLPLEAQSKNCTLQVPHGLGQVPRLVEVQVKSIEEPNLGFIFKAIGNGERDDDLNELYGGAIYIYNAIDVVVFLPNKYNHYAVGAGINTGQSPYWIGPNIQTSRQVNVRVRCWLETALPVPCYVTSSTVFMKAGSKNPNETFLELHHQISKCPDIVKVRARLTDGLDAGYYTDAQGTTLYNKGNETSGLKFGFNDVTVRVWAPYRGNVLFTRYDGWGLNPLPASASSAYLDAIAWCDVTDSYVFSQTIALNNNSSGSAVEINVPETRVELENLLIYALIKVTTGPNEGFLFETVGSAMTNSLIPRSTCSYGGVVTAFNGSTLRVWHPTYLGAFVCIADSMGNGNYSQGAKEGDMIFRIMSTLIQD; encoded by the exons ATGCTGCGTTTAGCTCAGCTAATCATATGTATTTACGTGG TCATTGTAGTCATTGATGCGTTCAGCGGACTGCCCCAGTTTGACAGCGGCTGGTTGCCGCTAGAGGCGCAGTCAAAGAACTGCACCCTGCAGGTACCGCATGGACTGGGCCAGGTACCGCGCCTCGTAGAAGTCCAGGTGAAGTCTATCGAGGAACCCAATCTAGGATTTATATTCAAGGCAATAG GAAACGGAGAAAGGGATGATGACCTCAATGAACTCTATGGTGGTGCCATATACATATACAACGCCATCGACGTGGTAGTGTTCTTACCAAATAAATACAACCATTATGCAGTGGGAGCAGGAATTAACACAG GACAGTCGCCATATTGGATTGGACCTAACATTCAGACGTCCAGACAGGTAAACGTACGGGTGCGCTGCTGGCTGGAAACAGCGCTTCCGGTCCCTTGTTACGTGACTTCGAGTACAGTTTTCATGAAGGCCGGATCCAAAAATC CCAACGAGACGTTCTTAGAGCTTCACCACCAGATATCAAAGTGCCCCGACATCGTGAAGGTTCGTGCGCGTCTTACCGACGGACTAGATGCCGGGTACTATACCGATGCCCAAG GGACAACCTTGTACAACAAAGGCAATGAAACAAGTGGTCTGAAGTTCGGCTTCAATGACGTAACAGTTCGAGTATGGGCGCCATATCGGG gaaATGTGCTGTTCACGCGATATGATGGCTGGGGATTAAATCCCTTGCCTGCATCAGCGAGTTCTGCATACCTTGACGCCATAGCTTGGTGTGACGTCACGGATTCATACGTGTTCAGCCAGACAATTGCGTTAAACAACAATTCTTCTGGTTCTGCGGTTGAGATAAACGTACCGGAAACACGCGTGGAGTTGGAGAATTTGTTAATATATGCGTTG ATAAAAGTTACCACAGGGCCGAATGAAGGATTCTTGTTTGAAACGGTGGGCAGTGCGATGACAAACTCCCTCATTCCAAGATCCACGTGTTCTTATGGAGGGGTCGTGACTGCGTTTAACGGCTCAACGCTGAGGGTGTGGCACCCAACTTATCTCGGGGCGTTTGTCTGCATCGCGGACTCGATGGGCAACGGAAATTACAGCCAAGGAGCTAAGGAAGGGGACATGATATTTAGGATTATGTCCACTCTGATTCAAG ATTAG